The following are encoded together in the Scomber japonicus isolate fScoJap1 chromosome 20, fScoJap1.pri, whole genome shotgun sequence genome:
- the LOC128381797 gene encoding rac GTPase-activating protein 1-like, with protein sequence MGESRLVVDELLALCLQRIAVEENTMSTELEFIEVVKKFESFRKKWLHAELEQKKYKELLVKSDVAKAALEVKLKHARNQLDLEMKKRYRVEADYHYLQRQMQLMCDILVHDSKSSACLNDEQKSLLATFEQKGANTTLLHRSNKRLTVIDESSFLSHSDISYDRTDDDVDVDTSVIKPLKSRARERRRSSMGLTVAAAVGRRGRGGNMFTEPLERRTLEKEVETIVEASVSTPDSRGKIHMVLGITQESPDTAVCITQEYAVSDCDEGGGGGCGDDTSVWCPCDEPEPEPEPEPEPAVRLEESVVIRADKTPKHVFVSKTVIWTETCSPCGKRIRFGKIAMKCRKCRVIAHPECKQKYPRSAAGDLTLQPITRLPSVNFTASSPPQNSLESFAPLKHPRVPQLLIECVTEIERRGLQERGLYRVPGGERLVKDLKDRFLQGKTPLMLSRVQDVHVLCGLLKDFLRTLKEPLVTFKLHRTFMEAAEMSDADSSTAAMFQAVAELPKPNKDTLAFLMLHFHKVMRSPRCQMDQNNLSRVFGPTLVGHGTSAPPPATILRDTLTQAKVVCRLLSFPEESWRRILELRTNQIPSSSSSVRLFQPLTSPELNSYYAAAGRRSVRGRIRNQGAASGGNTGRAEPGRRFFTSPN encoded by the exons ATGGGAGAGTCTCGGCTGGTGGTGGATGAACTTCTGGCTCTCTGCCTTCAGCGGATCGCCGTGGAGGAGAACACTATGAGCACCGAGCTGG AGTTCATCGAGGTGGTGAAGAAGTTCGAGAGCTTCAGGAAGAAATGGCTGCATGCCGAGCTGGAGCAGAAGAAGTACAAGGAGCTGCTGGTGAAGTCCGACGTGGCCAAAGCTGCTCTGGAGGTGAAACTGAAACACGCTCGCAACCAGCTGGACCTGGAGATGAAGAAACGCTACCGAGTGGAGGCCGACTATCACTACCTG CAAAGGCAGATGCAGCTCATGTGTGACATCCTGGTTCACGACAGCAAGTCCAGCGCCTGTCTGAACGACGAGCAGAAATCTCTCCTAGCCACGTTTGAACAGAAAGGAGCGAATACGACGCTTCTGCACCGGAGCAACAAACG GTTGACCGTCATCGACGAGTCGTCCTTCCTGTCTCACTCTGACATCAGCTACGATCGCACCGATGACGACGTG GACGTGGACACATCTGTGATTAAACCGCTGAAGTCTCGAGCCAGAGAGAGACGG AGATCATCGATGGGTCTGACTGTCGCTGCTGCGGTTGGGaggcgaggaagaggagggaacaTGTTCACAGAACCGCTGGAGAGGAGAACGCTGGAGAAG GAGGTGGAAACCATTGTGGAGGCGTCGGTGTCAACTCCGGACTCTCGAGGGAAGATCCACATGGTTCTGGGAATCACACAGGAAAGCCCCGATACCGCTGTCTGCATCACTCAGGAGTATGCTGTTTCAGActgtgatgaaggaggaggaggaggatgtggag ACGACACATCGGTGTGGTGTCCGTGTgatgaacctgaacctgaacctgaacctgaacctgaacctgcaGTGAGGCTGGAGGAGAGCGTCGTCATCAGAGCCGACAAAACACCCAAACACGTGTTTGTGTCTAAAACG GTGATCTGGACCGAGACCTGCTCGCCCTGCGGCAAGAGGATCCGCTTTGGGAAGATCGCCATGAAGTGCAGGAAGTGCCGAGTGATCGCTCATCCAGAGTGTAAACAGAAGT ACCCTCGCTCAGCTGCAGGAGACCTAACACTACAACCAATCACACGTCTTCCTTCTGTCAACTTCACTGcgtcttctcctcctcagaaCTCGCTGGAAAGTTTTGCTCCGTTGAAGCATCCCAGAGTTCCTCAGCTGCTCATCGAGTGTGTGACTGAGATCGAGAGGAGAGGACTGCAGGAG cgggGTTTGTACAGAGTTCCTGGAGGTGAGCGGCTCGTGAAGGATCTCAAGGATCGCTTCCTTCAGGGGAAAACTCCGCTCATGCTCAGTCGAGTTCAGGACGTCCACGTGCTCTGCGGACTCCTCAAGGACTTCCTGAGGACGCTGAAGGAGCCGCTGGTCACCTTCAAACTGCACCGCACCTTCATGGAGgcagcag AGATGTCCGATGCAGACAGCAGCACTGCCGCCATGTTTCAGGCTGTAGCAGAGCTGCCGAAACCCAACAAAGACACGCTGGCTTTCCTCATGCTGCACTTTCACAA GGTCATGAGGAGTCCTCGGTGTCAGATGGACCAGAACAATCTGTCCCGGGTGTTTGGACCGACTCTGGTGGGACACGGGACGTCTGCTCCGCCTCCAGCAACCATCCTGAGAGACACGCTCACCCAGGCGAAG GTTGTTTGCCGTTTGTTGTCCTTCCCTGAAGAGTCGTGGAGACGGATCCTCGAACTCCGCACCAACCAGATcccatcttcatcttcatc AGTCCGTCTCTTCCAGCCGCTGACGTCTCCGGAGTTGAACAGCTACTACGCGGCTGCCGGCAGACGATCAGTGAGAGGACGCATCAGGAACCAGGGCGCCGCTTCAGGAGGCAACAC AGGTCGAGCAGAGCCGGGAAGAAGATTCTTCACTTCACCAAActaa